One Chaetodon trifascialis isolate fChaTrf1 chromosome 21, fChaTrf1.hap1, whole genome shotgun sequence genomic window carries:
- the bccip gene encoding protein BCCIP homolog: MASSAKRRAVGLGENPEENENSSDDSLEEEDDSGEEDSEASEEEINEEVVVDFEAHAISASDYNGIKKLLQQVFLKAHVNTSEMTDIIIQQNHVGSVIRQADVPEDSDDDDPDEVFGFITMLNLTERKGVQCVEEVKELIVDQCEKNSTHSVTEQLEQILNDTSKPVGLLLSERFINVPPQIALPLHKQLQEEIAEAQRTNKPSGRCHYCLMISKTCKEASKSVPARGGAPKEEYMFVNAEEEFFYEQAIIKFHYSVQEEADSCLSGRWSFDDVPMKPFRTVMLVPADRMPVIMDKLKEYLTV, translated from the exons ATGGCTTCTTCAGCTAAGAGGAGAGCTGTCGGTTTGGGTGAAAATCCCGAGGAAAACGAAAACAGCTCCGATGAcagtctggaggaggaggatgattcCGGGGAGGAGGACAGCGAGGCATCAGAGGAGGAGATCAATGAG GAAGTAGTGGTGGACTTCGAAGCCCACGCCATATCCGCCAGCGACTACAATGGCATCAAGAAGCTCTTACAACAG GTCTTCCTGAAGGCGCATGTAAACACATCCGAGATGACAGACATCATCATTCAGCAGAATCATGTTGGAAGTGTCATCAGG CAAGCCGATGTGCCAGAGGACAGCGATGATGACGACCCAGATGAAGTGTTTGGCTTCATCACTATGCTCAACCTCACAGAGAGAAAG GGTGTGCAatgtgtggaggaggtgaaggagctgaTCGTGGATCAGTGTGAGAAGAACTCCACCCACAGCGTGACGGAACAGCTAGAGCAGATCCTCAACGACACCAGCAAGCCTGTGGGGCTGCTGCTGAGCGAGCGCTTCATCAACGTGCCCCCACAGATCGCCCTGCCACTGCACAAACAGCTCCA GGAAGAAATAGCTGAAGCTCAGAGGACGAATAAGCCCAGTGGGAGATGTCACTATTGTTTGATGATCAGCAAGACCTGCAAAGAGGCAAGCAAGAGTGTTCCAGCCAGAGGAGGAGCTCCCAAAGAGGAATACATGTTTGTCAATGCAGAGGAGGAATTCTTCTATGAG CAAGCCATCATAAAGTTCCACTACTCGGTCCAGGAAGAGGCAGACTCCTGTTTGAGCGGCAGGTGGTCGTTCGACGACGTTCCCATGAAACCTTTCAGGACAGTGATGCTGGTACCAGCGGACAGAATGCCTGTCATTATGGACAAACTCAAAGAATACCTGACTGTGTGA
- the mmp21 gene encoding LOW QUALITY PROTEIN: matrix metallopeptidase-21 (The sequence of the model RefSeq protein was modified relative to this genomic sequence to represent the inferred CDS: substituted 1 base at 1 genomic stop codon) — translation MHVLLLKEPREGGSGPDPYIKLFQPEKHGGLVFTSPRAVEAVKMCLEAEERREEWNSSVKDKWNTKSIYVVGKATAALVRNLGLNPLGEDTGTAEELSRVIIEREDTNIPPFFFPCGSIKREVLPTALRDNGVPLETLTVYQTGEHPDLEKNLKNYFAEQGTPACIAFFSPSGVKFCLEVVRRLSVCSHRAYDSRRYDSXRYGFIKPVNWEEIQFEDSDTSFNDDFLDELQDMIQEGTSGHHSRDAPRDDHNGLRDSQAFISALEEFQRVSGLPVTGVFDEATKAAMNRPRCGVPDKETDLDASVAPENRSASDAANSSSDTFNETDSNNTASNITRDTSFGTVNSFEDDIFNYNDTGSVLTAISNDTSRNYTEDLVDPILNNTSLNSSHATNMDNQTVNNSVNVHQSEAVRRRKRHLATLVSKNRHKRDLSETGYMAFSKRMLKWRLIGEGYSSQLSIEDQRYVFRLAFRMWSEVSPLEFVEDTHSPLEDVDIRLGFGTGRHLGCNQRFDGTGHEFAHAWFLGDIHFDDDEHFTGPNAGTGISLLKVAVHEIGHVLGLPHIYRPGSIMQPSYLPQESGFEMDWMDRKAIQHLYGGCKGRFSTVFDWIRKEKTPYGEVVVRFNTYFMRDGWYWLYENRNNRTRYGDPVALQIGWRGIPMDGVDAYVHVWSRKRDAVYFFKGTQFWRYDSENDQMFRQDPEGHRYPRSISEGFPGVFSPIDTAFYDRRDSHIYFFKNTLVYAFDVEANSLARGFPKNIREVFPAVESGDHPDGNIDAAYFSYTHNAIFLLKGMRFWQVAGSRKRWHRPSLPRNGLLPHKEVDQHWFDICNVHPTALRLTR, via the exons ATGCACGTACTGCTTCTCAAAGAGCCAAGAGAAGGAGGGTCTGGACCTGATCCTTACATTAAG CTGTTCCAACCTGAAAAACATGGAGGTCTTGTGTTTACCAGTCCGAGAGCAGTGGAGGCTGTGAAGATGTGCTTAGAAGCAGAAGAAAGAAGGGAAG AATGGAACAGCTCTGTGAAAGACAAGTGGAACACCAAGTCCATCTATGTGGTCGGGAAGGCGACTGCTGCGTTAG TTCGAAATCTGGGTCTGAACCCTTTGGGCGAGGACAcagggacagcagaggagctgtcACGCGTAATCATTGAAA GAGAGGACACAAATATTCCACCGTTTTTCTTCCCCTGTGGCTCAATCAAAAGAGAAGTGCTGCCTACGGCTTTAAGGGACAATG GAGTGCCCCTAGAGACTCTAACTGTCTATCAAACAGGCGAACATCCAGATCTGGAGAAAAATCTGAAGAACTATTTCGCCGAGCAG GGCACTCCAGCCTGCATAGCTTTCTTCAGCCCATCAGGAGTGAAGTTTTGCCTGGAAGTGGTACGGAGGCTGTCAG TTTGCAGCCATAGGGCCTACGACTCGAGACGCTATGACAGCTGAAg ATATGGATTCATTAAGCCAGTGAACTGGGAGGAGATCCAGTTTGAAGATTCAGATACCTCTTTTAATGATGACTTCTTGGATGAGCTTCAAGACATGATCCAGGAAGGGACCTCGGGGCATCATTCGAGGGATGCTCCTCGGGATGACCACAACGGTTTAAGGGACAGCCAAGCGTTTATTTCAGCACTTGAGGAGTTTCAGAGGGTGTCGGGCCTGCCTGTCAcaggtgtgtttgatgaggccACCAAGGCGGCAATGAACAGACCGAGGTGTGGAGTCCCTGACAAGGAGACAGACCTGGACGCCTCCGTGGCACCTGAGAACAGGAGTGCCTCAGATGCTGCAAACAGTTCCAGTGATACATTTAATGAGACCGACAGTAACAACACAGCAAGCAATATAACCAGGGACACTTCTTTTGGTACTGTTAACTCCTTTGAAGATGACATATTCAATTATAATGACACAGGAAGTGTCCTCACAGCCATTTCTAATGACACCAGCAGGAATTACACAGAGGACTTAGTTGATCCCATTTTAAATAACACTTCTCTGAACAGCTCACATGCCACCAACATGGACAATCAGACAGTAAATAACAGCGTGAATGTCCATCAGAGCGAAGCAGTGCGACGCAGGAAACGTCATCTGGCCACCCTCGTGTCCAAAAACAGGCACAAGAGAGATCTGAGTGAAACAGGGTATATGGCTTTTTCTAAGAGGATGTTGAAATGGAGGCTGATAGGAGAAGGCTACAGCAGTCAGCTGTCGATTGAAGACCAGAGGTACGTCTTCAGACTGGCCTTCAGGATGTGGAGCGAGGTGTCTCCGCTGGAGTTTGTGGAGGATACTCACTCGCCACTGGAGGATGTTGATATCAGGCTGGGCTTCGGCACAG GAAGGCATCTGGGTTGCAATCAGAGGTTTGATGGCACTGGTCATGAATTTGCCCACGCCTGGTTCCTGGGGGACATACACTTTGACGACGACGAGCATTTCACTGGTCCCAATGCTGGCACTGGGATCAGCCTTCTCAAA GTGGCAGTTCATGAGATTGGCCATGTTCTGGGTCTCCCTCACATCTACAGACCTGGCTCGATAATGCAGCCCAGCTATCTGCCTCAGGAGTCAGGCTTTGAGATGGACTGGATGGACAGGAAAGCCATACAGCACCTCTACG GGGGCTGTAAAGGTCGATTCAGCACAGTATTTGATTGGATCAGAAAGGAGAAGACACCCTACGGGGAGGTGGTCGTCCGCTTTAACACCTATTTCATGAGAGACGGCTGGTACTGGCTATATGAGAACAGAAATAACCGAACACGTTATGGAGACCCGGTTGCACTGCAGATTGGCTGGCGTGGAATTCCCATGGATGGAGTGGATgcttatgtgcatgtgtggtccAGGAAAAGAGACGCTGTTTACTTCTTTAAAG GCACGCAGTTCTGGAGGTATGACAGTGAGAATGACCAGATGTTCAGACAGGACCCTGAGGGTCACCGCTATCCGAGGTCGATCTCTGAGGGTTTCCCAGGGGTGTTCAGTCCCATCGACACGGCCTTTTATGACAGGAGGGACTCCCACATCTACTTCTTCAAAAACACTCTG GTGTACGCCTTCGATGTGGAGGCCAACAGCTTGGCGAGAGGCTTCCCCAAAAACATCAGAGAAGTTTTCCCTGCAGTGGAGAGCGGAGACCATCCAGATGGCAACATCGACGCTGCCTACTTCTCCTACACCCACAATGCCATTTTTCTACTCAAGGGCATGCGCTTCTGGCAGGTGGCGGGCAGCCGCAAACGCTGGCACCGGCCCTCTCTGCCGCGTAATGGCCTGCTGCCACACAAGGAGGTGGATCAGCACTGGTTCGACATCTGCAACGTTCATCCCACTGCGCTCAGACTAACTCGCTGA